The genomic interval AGATAAATCCTGGATGGGTACTTACCGAAAAAGAGATTAGCCGTAAACAGGAACAGGGATTTGCCGCTGACTGGTACAAAGACATTTCAGATATGTTTGCGCCAGCCGGCCGAATTTTGCAGCCTTCAGAGATTGCAGCGGCTGCCGTTTACTGGTTATCCGATGAAAGCGGCCCCATCAGTGGCCAGGTTGTAGATCTGGAACAATATCCTCTCATCGGCCGGAATCCTCCCAAGTCCTTATTCCCCACCAAACCAAAATAAATAGTAAAATGGTTGAATATTTAGATGATTGATAAAAGTCAAGTGTTGAAATTAATAGCTAAATACTAAATTCAGATTGAATAAAATATCAGTGCGCGCTAGCCTGGAAAAACAGTCGGCAATGCTTAATCCTCAAGCGGGGAAACATTGACAACTGTCGTTGGTTCTCTTAATCTCTCGCTTCGAGAATCCTAGATGTTGAATTGTTTACTTTGTTTGTAGCAATGACAAAAGTTAGTTCAGCGAAGCTTAAGAAAGTAAGGACGGCGCAAAGGAATTAATAGCCTATTATATATCATTATTCAACATGTAAGTTGTAAAAATTAAACTTTATGCCCAAACTCGCTGCCTTCCCCAAAGCATTTATGCAAGCCCTTTGTAAAGACGGCACCATGCAGGTTTCCCAATGGATTGATCTCGCTACAAAACTCGATATTGACGGATTAGAATGGTATGCTGGTTTCCTGGAAATGGCAGATGAAAAAAACTGGCCCAGGTTCAGAAAGCAAGTGGAGGAAACAGGCAAAGTAATACCCATGATGTGCTGCTCGCCGGATTTTACCCATCCGGATAAATCCTTCCGGGAAAAGGAAATTGCCAGACAAAAACGCTGGATCGATATGACCTATGCCTTGGGCGGTTCGTATTGCCGGGTGCTTTCCGGGCAACGCAGGCCGGAACTTACTATAGAAGAAGGTATAACCCTGGCGGCTGAATGTATAGAAGCTTGTCTGCCCTATGCCCAGAAATCAGGCATTACACTCATTATCGAAAACCATTACAAAGACGATTTCTGGGAATATCCGGAATTTGCCCAGAAAATGGACGTGTTTAATAAACTGGTCAACCGTATCCAGCATCCTAATTTTGGTGTAAACTATGACCCTAGCAACACTTACATTGCCGGCGAAAATCCACTTGAACTGCTCTACCTGGTTTCTGAACGGGTAGTAACCATGCATGCCAGCGACCGCTACCTGATTGAAGGCACCATTGAAGACCTGCGCCGGGAAGAAGGAGGCTCAACCGGATATGTAAAACGGCTCCGGCATGGAGAGATCGGCAAAGGACTCAATGATTACGATGCCATTTTCACTGAACTCAAACGGGTAGGATTCAATGGCTGGATCAGTATTGAAGATGGTGTAGAAGGAATGGACCAACTGGAGCGGAGTGTCGCTTTTCTGCGCCGTAAAATGAAAGAATACTGGCCTGAACAACAATGAACCCTAGTGATTTGGTTGAGTTTTTAACGATCAAACGCTGCCACAACTATTTTGTAGACTTTATACCTGAATTTTTTATACCTTAATCCTCAGCCGTACAGATAAACTCCGGTTTCCTGAATTATGCCACGCAATATATGGATTGTAATCCTGATCTTCTTTGTATTTTTCATTATTTCCTTCCTCACCAATATTCTCGGCCCTATCATTCCCGATATTATTGATAGCTTCAAGCTGAGTATAGGATTTGCCGGCTTTTTACCTTTTGCCTTTTTTATAGCCTATGGAATCATGTCCATTCCGGCTGGTATTCTACTGGAGAAGTATTCAGCAAAACCTTTGATGCTGGCTGCTTTTTTTATGGCTTTCGGCGGTGCATTCATGTTCGCTTTATTTCCCACATTTACGGTAGCCATGTTCTCTTTATTTTCTATCGGTATAGGAATGGCTATTCTTCAGGTGGTTATCAATCCCTTATTGCGGCAGGCAGGCGGAGAAGAACATTTCGCTTTTAACTCAGTGCTTGCCCAGTTGTTCTTTGGAGCAGCTTCATTTATTAGTCCTCTATTATATAGTTATCTGGTACAAAACCTGCACAGTTCCAACACTTCTGCTCCTATAGAATTATTCAATACGCTGGTGAGTCCGGATTTAAAATGGGTATCCTTATACTGGGTATTTGCCGCTACAGCCCTAGTCGCCGCCATTATTATTCAACTGGTAAAATTCCCGAAGGTAGAACTTAAAGAAGATGAAAAGATTGATACTGGTGCAGCATTCAAAGATTTACTGGGAAACCGCATTGTGCTGCTATTCTTTCTGGGCATATTTTCATATGTTGGCACCGAACAGGGCGTTGCCAACTGGACCTCCAAATTTCTGCAAACTTATCATAGCGTAGATCCTTCTACCACTGGTGCCACCGTCATTTCTTACTTCTGGGGACTGCTTACCATTGGGTGTTTGCTGGGACTTGTATTACTAAAACTGCTCGACAGCCGTACTGTACTGGTTATTTTCAGTGGCGGTGCTATTCTCTCGCTGGCTGCTGCCCTATTTGGACCTACGCAGGTAGCCTTACTTGCTTTTCCACTTACTGGTTTTTTTGCATCCGTGATGTGGTCGATTATTGTCTCGCTCGCACTTAATTCTGTACGCCAGCATCATGGCACTTTTGCAGGAATTTTATGTACTGGCATTGCCGGTGGAGCGGTTGTGCCTCTAATTGTTGGGGGTATTGCCGAATTGACTGGCTTGAAAGTAGCCATGCTATTTTTGTTTATACCACTTGGATATATATTCAGTATCGGTATATGGGCAAGGCCGCTTATTAAAAATGCCACCATCAAACATTTCAGCGAATTATTCAAACCCAGCCAGGTTTAATTTAATTCTGCTACTCTTCTATTGACTTAACCGGTACATCACATCTGTCCTCAACACATATTTGATTCCCCGGCTTACTTCCCTGCCGGAATGATAGAGATCATGGAAGAAAATTAACGCCATACCTTGCTTTGGTTCTATCCAGAAATCCTGAAAAGTGGTTTCTCCTCCCTCAA from Rhodocytophaga rosea carries:
- a CDS encoding sugar phosphate isomerase/epimerase family protein — translated: MPKLAAFPKAFMQALCKDGTMQVSQWIDLATKLDIDGLEWYAGFLEMADEKNWPRFRKQVEETGKVIPMMCCSPDFTHPDKSFREKEIARQKRWIDMTYALGGSYCRVLSGQRRPELTIEEGITLAAECIEACLPYAQKSGITLIIENHYKDDFWEYPEFAQKMDVFNKLVNRIQHPNFGVNYDPSNTYIAGENPLELLYLVSERVVTMHASDRYLIEGTIEDLRREEGGSTGYVKRLRHGEIGKGLNDYDAIFTELKRVGFNGWISIEDGVEGMDQLERSVAFLRRKMKEYWPEQQ
- a CDS encoding MFS transporter, whose protein sequence is MPRNIWIVILIFFVFFIISFLTNILGPIIPDIIDSFKLSIGFAGFLPFAFFIAYGIMSIPAGILLEKYSAKPLMLAAFFMAFGGAFMFALFPTFTVAMFSLFSIGIGMAILQVVINPLLRQAGGEEHFAFNSVLAQLFFGAASFISPLLYSYLVQNLHSSNTSAPIELFNTLVSPDLKWVSLYWVFAATALVAAIIIQLVKFPKVELKEDEKIDTGAAFKDLLGNRIVLLFFLGIFSYVGTEQGVANWTSKFLQTYHSVDPSTTGATVISYFWGLLTIGCLLGLVLLKLLDSRTVLVIFSGGAILSLAAALFGPTQVALLAFPLTGFFASVMWSIIVSLALNSVRQHHGTFAGILCTGIAGGAVVPLIVGGIAELTGLKVAMLFLFIPLGYIFSIGIWARPLIKNATIKHFSELFKPSQV